One window of the Streptomyces sp. WZ-12 genome contains the following:
- the tpg gene encoding telomere-protecting terminal protein Tpg — MGEIEGAIERADQEAFTRQPPKSLKARINFLVGQMKTTKAVAAELGVSQRSVERYRTGERKHPPKPIADRIDTAVRARWQPKVRGRRRKQAATSTGITVETRARFGYTAPIGTTDDGRMRRLTVHLPPAYARRLFDAQQQGATDQQMRDIVAEGLQEVYFKDGGRRAAGLEVAVTDIDYFDVSY; from the coding sequence GTGGGGGAGATTGAGGGCGCTATCGAGCGAGCCGATCAGGAAGCGTTCACCCGTCAGCCACCCAAGAGCCTCAAAGCGCGCATCAACTTCCTGGTGGGGCAGATGAAGACCACCAAGGCCGTTGCCGCCGAGCTCGGCGTCAGCCAGCGCTCGGTGGAGCGTTACCGCACCGGCGAGCGCAAACACCCGCCCAAGCCCATCGCGGACCGGATCGACACGGCCGTACGCGCCCGCTGGCAGCCGAAGGTCCGAGGGCGCCGCCGGAAACAGGCCGCCACCAGCACCGGCATCACCGTGGAGACCCGGGCCCGGTTCGGCTATACCGCGCCGATCGGCACTACCGACGACGGCCGGATGCGCCGCCTGACCGTCCACCTTCCGCCGGCCTACGCCCGTCGTCTGTTCGACGCCCAGCAGCAGGGCGCCACCGACCAGCAGATGCGGGACATCGTCGCCGAAGGACTGCAGGAGGTGTACTTCAAGGATGGCGGACGCCGCGCCGCGGGCCTCGAGGTCGCCGTCACCGACATCGACTACTTCGACGTCTCCTACTGA
- a CDS encoding DUF6166 domain-containing protein — protein sequence MTEQDRIYHGVQQVRDDESLCRILVEKRKLGPTERQVDDLVLYELAPKDAEVLGGFNWGYSGSGPGRAADAILADALGLGDPWTCGFEGWPLDPVLQALSIGFASDVLVQCCSEWRLSRAGVLRWCRGWYAQQGANDLPAALADLPELASSSL from the coding sequence ATGACGGAGCAGGACCGCATCTACCACGGTGTGCAGCAGGTCAGGGACGACGAATCGCTGTGCCGCATCCTGGTGGAGAAGAGGAAGCTGGGGCCCACCGAGCGGCAGGTCGACGACCTCGTCTTGTACGAGCTCGCCCCGAAGGACGCTGAGGTCCTGGGCGGGTTCAACTGGGGATACAGCGGGTCCGGCCCCGGCAGGGCCGCCGACGCGATCCTTGCCGACGCCTTGGGCTTGGGTGATCCCTGGACCTGCGGATTTGAAGGATGGCCCCTCGACCCGGTCCTCCAGGCGCTGAGCATCGGCTTCGCCTCCGATGTGCTGGTGCAATGCTGCTCGGAGTGGCGGCTCAGCCGCGCCGGCGTTCTGCGCTGGTGCCGCGGCTGGTACGCGCAGCAGGGTGCCAACGATCTCCCCGCTGCTCTGGCCGACCTTCCTGAACTGGCCAGCAGCAGCCTGTGA
- a CDS encoding DciA family protein — MTTELSGVDLARQALIAAREAAKKNAATTRKPKRRTTAAVRRDGREPLGLGAAIGMMMTERGMVAPAAGGSVLADFDAILTATVPELAGRVQATAFDADTGRLDVVPDAPAVATKLRWSAPQLLAAANGRVPTANVRALHVLAPASIRTGPTTAAAVPAPATSVAPAVPVERRPPPDGYRRAIEAHRQAAPPSRVDLGIAEAVERQTKAMRELSRRAFPEPDVAADDAPAPIDQARLQRRRQAAATEAAALRRARQERAGIAVPQAVALRTTA, encoded by the coding sequence GTGACCACCGAGCTGAGCGGTGTCGACCTCGCCCGCCAGGCCCTCATCGCGGCTCGGGAGGCGGCGAAGAAGAACGCCGCCACCACCAGGAAGCCGAAGCGGCGCACCACCGCCGCCGTACGCCGCGACGGGCGCGAGCCGCTCGGGCTCGGGGCGGCGATCGGCATGATGATGACCGAGCGCGGCATGGTCGCCCCGGCCGCCGGCGGATCCGTCCTCGCCGACTTCGACGCCATCCTCACCGCGACGGTGCCCGAGCTCGCCGGGCGTGTGCAGGCGACGGCGTTCGACGCGGACACTGGCCGCCTGGACGTCGTCCCCGACGCCCCGGCCGTCGCAACGAAACTGCGCTGGAGCGCACCGCAGCTGCTCGCAGCAGCCAACGGGCGGGTGCCGACCGCGAACGTCCGCGCCCTGCACGTCCTGGCGCCCGCGTCCATCAGGACCGGCCCCACCACCGCGGCCGCCGTCCCGGCCCCGGCCACGTCCGTCGCGCCCGCCGTCCCGGTGGAGCGCCGGCCGCCGCCGGACGGATACCGCCGCGCGATCGAGGCGCACCGCCAGGCCGCGCCGCCGTCCCGGGTGGATCTGGGGATCGCGGAGGCGGTGGAGCGGCAGACGAAGGCGATGCGTGAGCTGAGCCGCCGGGCCTTCCCCGAGCCCGACGTCGCCGCCGACGATGCGCCGGCCCCGATCGACCAGGCCCGCCTCCAGCGGCGCCGCCAGGCCGCAGCGACCGAAGCCGCCGCGCTGCGCCGGGCGCGGCAGGAACGCGCGGGCATCGCCGTGCCGCAGGCCGTTGCACTGCGCACGACAGCATGA
- a CDS encoding IS481 family transposase has protein sequence MPHRNAPLTETGRLRLARCVVEDGWTLRRAAERFQVSPTTAQRWAGRYRVLGEAGMTDRSSRPHHSPRRTPTRTERRIIKLRILRRWGPARIAGLLGLVPSTVHRVLTRYQLARLTHLDRATSRAIRRYERERPGELVHVDIKKLGNIPDGGGHKVLGRHAGRKTRSGTGYSYIHTAVDDHSRLAYSEILTDEKKETATAFWTRAQEFFTSCGITVERVLTDNGSCYKSHLWRDALAAAGIAHKRTRPYRPQTNGKVERLNRTLLDEWAYAKPYRTEQERRDAYPAWLHTYNHHRGHTALKGQPPASRVPNLTGQYS, from the coding sequence GTGCCCCACCGTAATGCACCCCTGACCGAGACCGGCCGGCTGCGTCTGGCCCGCTGCGTCGTCGAGGACGGCTGGACCCTACGGCGGGCCGCCGAACGCTTCCAGGTCTCCCCGACCACGGCCCAACGATGGGCCGGCCGCTACCGAGTCCTGGGCGAGGCCGGCATGACCGACCGCTCCTCCCGCCCCCACCACAGCCCACGCCGGACACCGACCCGCACCGAACGCCGGATCATCAAGCTCCGCATCCTGCGCCGCTGGGGGCCAGCCCGCATCGCCGGCCTGCTCGGCCTGGTCCCCTCAACGGTGCATCGAGTGCTGACCCGCTACCAGCTGGCCCGGCTCACGCACCTGGACCGCGCGACCAGCCGAGCCATACGCCGCTACGAACGCGAACGGCCCGGCGAGCTGGTGCACGTGGACATCAAGAAACTCGGCAACATCCCCGACGGCGGCGGACACAAGGTGCTGGGCCGCCACGCCGGCCGCAAAACCCGTTCCGGCACCGGCTACAGCTACATCCACACCGCCGTCGACGACCACTCCCGCCTCGCCTACAGCGAGATCCTGACCGACGAGAAGAAGGAGACCGCGACCGCCTTCTGGACCCGGGCCCAGGAGTTCTTCACCTCGTGCGGGATCACTGTCGAGCGGGTCCTGACCGACAACGGCTCCTGCTACAAGTCCCACCTGTGGCGCGATGCCTTGGCCGCCGCAGGCATCGCCCACAAGCGCACCCGACCCTACCGGCCCCAGACCAACGGCAAAGTCGAGCGCCTGAACCGCACCCTGCTCGACGAATGGGCCTACGCCAAGCCCTACCGCACCGAGCAGGAACGACGCGACGCCTACCCCGCCTGGCTGCACACCTACAATCACCACCGCGGACACACCGCGCTGAAAGGTCAGCCACCCGCCAGCCGCGTCCCCAACCTCACGGGTCAATACAGCTAG
- a CDS encoding tyrosine-type recombinase/integrase has translation MPDQIPTLVETTRNVRDRFLVSLGAVTGMRIGEPLGLHRQDMHLLSDSRVLGCPAAGPHVHARRRRDNTNGALAKARVPRAIPVTTDVVGLYADYTYERARLLPQDDQELVFVNLLRCLEVSGQASNRIAWNRERGTSSGTEKVLPGVP, from the coding sequence ATGCCGGACCAGATCCCGACGCTGGTCGAGACCACTCGCAACGTCCGGGACCGGTTCCTGGTCTCCCTCGGTGCGGTCACCGGCATGCGGATTGGTGAACCGCTCGGCCTGCACCGCCAGGACATGCACCTGCTGTCGGACTCGCGGGTCCTGGGCTGCCCAGCGGCCGGCCCGCACGTCCACGCCCGGCGTCGGCGAGACAACACCAACGGGGCTCTGGCAAAGGCCCGCGTTCCCCGCGCGATCCCGGTCACCACCGACGTGGTCGGCCTCTACGCCGACTACACGTACGAGCGGGCCCGGCTGCTGCCCCAGGACGACCAGGAACTCGTCTTCGTCAACCTCTTGAGGTGCCTCGAGGTTTCCGGACAGGCGTCCAATAGGATCGCCTGGAACAGGGAACGAGGAACAAGCAGTGGCACCGAGAAAGTACTCCCCGGAGTTCCGTGA
- a CDS encoding restriction endonuclease-related protein, with amino-acid sequence MTLVVPAGLVYPCPLCHWPMRVAQHAATVEVRCEAHAPRGVHYRRTASPAGAGPPELVGTGKKATPVQGLPASTEHLALARPVWRYGVLPTLMELHLRNEVADLPHVTVEMWPGELRPDEYDLHITVAVPGRRTQHFRADAKAWESVVALGDALMEREPPRCPLTIVLPDHQDRERHYLAARLRGRLITVTTLSRLVKRIKTASGAPQ; translated from the coding sequence ATGACTTTGGTGGTTCCGGCGGGGCTGGTGTACCCCTGCCCGCTGTGCCACTGGCCGATGCGGGTGGCACAGCACGCAGCGACGGTCGAGGTGCGGTGCGAGGCCCACGCACCCCGCGGCGTGCACTACCGCCGCACCGCCAGTCCTGCTGGTGCGGGCCCGCCTGAGCTGGTCGGCACGGGGAAGAAGGCAACACCCGTGCAAGGGCTGCCGGCCAGCACGGAACACCTGGCCCTGGCCCGCCCGGTGTGGCGCTACGGGGTCCTGCCGACACTGATGGAACTGCACCTGCGCAACGAGGTCGCCGACCTTCCGCACGTCACTGTGGAGATGTGGCCCGGCGAGCTGCGGCCGGACGAGTACGACCTGCACATCACGGTGGCGGTGCCGGGCCGGCGCACACAGCACTTCCGGGCGGACGCCAAAGCATGGGAGTCGGTGGTCGCCCTCGGCGACGCGCTGATGGAACGCGAGCCGCCGCGGTGCCCGCTGACGATTGTGCTCCCTGACCACCAGGACCGCGAGCGGCACTACCTCGCCGCCAGGCTCCGCGGCCGCCTTATCACGGTGACCACCCTCAGCCGGCTGGTCAAGCGCATCAAGACGGCATCCGGAGCGCCGCAGTGA
- the tap gene encoding telomere-associated protein Tap, with protein sequence MASEEELFANIDALLEEEPQLPPPAERARLREAAGITQARLAVALKTSTQTVKNYENGRSEPKSPRLEAYQRLLKGWAAKYPAHGAPAAPAPAPAPAPAATMEPEVPETFAGPAASEPEAPAAAPVQAPAGPERRARAAARPATSRRLAAKKAVKPAKPAVDPRFPHGPLAVLDGDGSAYGVGGIVLDCPATTVPELVEWTLRESGLGAAKLNRYGKDSDPLIVLTAAAAVKLGLPERLEGHEQRRSLRLPEDHPVVKQVAKAKWQLTQRGFGPWARIYRKAQGRDRQCVQLAILSWDALDERSWPGVSQMEPADIARVLGVYAQRVITPRGSTAVSGLELMTAMRPPTKPERDEQTGNWISGHNLGSLGTEPMDPAPPEATAEHPVVVQSGWKGGFLNEEAYQWVRSVDLLSDEECLLPFAVGLDLNTAFLAAAARLVVGLSAPDHFHAPKFNPKIPGSWLVDLSRIELDPRLPSPFTPDGSRPTGPAWYQTHTVAYAQELGYDVHPIEAYLRRETGAYLDPWHDRLKNAYVDTLADLGVTKDLDDRAFLAAMEQHKQVDPALAAVLAAIKATVKGGVGKLRERPQGKHYKDGERWPALQRPTWRPDIRAAVISKARVNMHRKLLNMAKMTGLYPLAVLSDCVVYPSPGASPLDFLPYAASGKPQPGGFRLGPTPGLAKLEGVQEMSWAVDLMEKGLNPARHIKGGDAVLDEGE encoded by the coding sequence ATGGCATCCGAGGAAGAGCTGTTCGCGAACATTGACGCGTTGTTGGAGGAGGAACCGCAGCTCCCGCCGCCGGCGGAGCGTGCCCGGCTTCGCGAGGCCGCTGGCATCACCCAGGCCCGGCTCGCGGTCGCGTTGAAGACGTCGACGCAGACGGTGAAGAACTACGAGAACGGTCGCTCCGAGCCGAAGTCGCCGCGCTTGGAGGCGTATCAGCGGCTGCTGAAGGGGTGGGCGGCGAAGTACCCTGCGCACGGCGCTCCCGCTGCACCCGCCCCGGCCCCGGCCCCGGCCCCGGCCGCCACGATGGAGCCGGAGGTGCCCGAGACGTTCGCCGGCCCGGCCGCCTCTGAGCCGGAGGCGCCGGCTGCCGCACCGGTGCAGGCTCCGGCCGGGCCCGAACGGCGCGCCCGTGCGGCCGCGCGTCCGGCGACGTCGCGGCGTCTGGCGGCGAAGAAGGCGGTGAAGCCCGCGAAGCCGGCCGTCGACCCGCGCTTCCCGCACGGCCCGCTGGCCGTGCTGGATGGTGACGGCTCCGCATACGGCGTGGGCGGCATCGTGCTCGACTGCCCGGCCACTACGGTGCCGGAGCTGGTGGAGTGGACGCTGCGCGAGTCCGGTCTCGGTGCCGCGAAGCTCAATCGGTACGGCAAGGACAGCGACCCGCTGATCGTCCTCACCGCCGCGGCCGCCGTGAAGCTCGGACTGCCCGAGCGCCTGGAGGGCCACGAGCAGCGCCGCTCCCTGCGCCTGCCGGAGGACCACCCGGTCGTCAAGCAGGTCGCGAAGGCGAAGTGGCAGCTCACGCAGCGCGGGTTCGGCCCATGGGCGCGGATCTACCGCAAGGCGCAGGGCCGTGACCGGCAGTGCGTGCAATTGGCGATCCTGTCGTGGGATGCCCTCGATGAGCGGTCCTGGCCCGGCGTCTCCCAGATGGAGCCGGCCGACATCGCCCGCGTGCTCGGGGTGTACGCCCAGCGGGTCATCACCCCGCGCGGCTCCACCGCCGTCTCGGGCCTGGAGCTGATGACCGCCATGCGCCCGCCGACGAAGCCGGAGCGCGATGAGCAGACCGGCAACTGGATCTCCGGCCACAACCTGGGCTCGCTGGGGACGGAGCCGATGGACCCGGCTCCGCCGGAGGCCACCGCGGAGCACCCAGTCGTCGTTCAGTCCGGCTGGAAGGGCGGGTTCCTCAACGAGGAGGCGTACCAGTGGGTGCGCTCGGTGGACTTGCTCAGCGATGAGGAGTGCCTGTTGCCCTTCGCGGTCGGCCTCGACCTGAACACGGCGTTCTTGGCCGCCGCGGCCCGCCTGGTTGTCGGCCTGTCCGCGCCCGACCACTTCCACGCCCCGAAGTTCAACCCGAAGATCCCCGGGAGCTGGCTGGTCGACCTGTCCCGCATCGAGCTGGACCCTCGTCTGCCCTCGCCGTTCACGCCGGACGGCTCCCGGCCGACGGGCCCGGCCTGGTACCAGACGCACACCGTCGCCTACGCCCAGGAGCTCGGGTACGACGTGCACCCGATCGAGGCGTACCTGCGGCGCGAGACCGGCGCCTACCTGGACCCGTGGCACGACCGCCTCAAGAACGCCTACGTCGACACCCTCGCCGACCTGGGCGTCACTAAGGACCTGGACGACCGCGCTTTCCTCGCCGCGATGGAGCAGCACAAGCAAGTCGATCCGGCCCTGGCCGCAGTCCTCGCGGCCATCAAAGCCACGGTGAAGGGGGGCGTGGGCAAGCTGCGCGAGCGCCCGCAGGGCAAGCACTACAAGGACGGCGAGCGGTGGCCGGCCCTTCAGCGGCCGACCTGGCGCCCGGACATCCGCGCCGCCGTCATCTCCAAGGCGCGGGTCAACATGCACCGCAAGCTGCTGAACATGGCGAAGATGACGGGTCTGTACCCCCTCGCCGTGCTCTCCGACTGCGTCGTCTACCCCTCGCCCGGCGCCTCGCCGCTGGACTTCCTCCCGTACGCCGCCTCGGGCAAGCCGCAGCCGGGCGGCTTCCGCCTCGGGCCCACGCCGGGCCTGGCGAAGCTGGAGGGCGTCCAGGAGATGTCCTGGGCCGTGGACCTGATGGAGAAGGGCCTCAACCCCGCCCGCCACATCAAGGGCGGCGACGCCGTCCTCGACGAGGGCGAGTAG